The following coding sequences lie in one Arachis ipaensis cultivar K30076 chromosome B05, Araip1.1, whole genome shotgun sequence genomic window:
- the LOC107642653 gene encoding DNA ligase 1 isoform X3 gives MTKPPSAFDALMSGARAAASAAAKKKKSEQSQQPTASSSKKRKPSSSTLPTPTSTLNPNVEPEKEGPTPTKTRHVSSSSALQELKKRVPQLTAKPSKFDPSSVACWEKGTPVPFSLLALALHMISLEPGRIKMTDIACNLMKTVIYSTPEDLVPLIYLLAKRVAPAHEGLELGIGETSIIKALAEATGRTESKIKKLYQKVGDLGKVAKECRSSQSMMRKPEALTIRKVFNTFRLIAKESGRDSQMKKKNHIKALLVSATDCEPQYLIRFLQGKLRIGVAEQTLLAALGQAAVQSEEHSKPPAGIKSPLEEAVKIVKQVYSVLPVYDEIVSALLTHGVWKLPSTCNFTPGIPVGPMLSKPRKGISDILNSLQDVQFTCEYKYDGERAQVHYMENGSVEIYSRNAERNTGKFPDVVAAISRLKKSTVSSFVLDCEIVGYNREKQTIRPFQDLTTRPRKNVSVDNIKVDVCIFAFDILYLNGRVLLQDNLKIRREHLYASFEEETGVFQYATAITSNDTEEIQKFLDKAVGSSCEGLIIKTLNEDSTYEPSNRSNNWLKLKKDYLDNIGDSIDLVPIAAFHGRGKRTGDHKTELKVV, from the exons ATGACCAAACCACCCTCCGCCTTCGACGCTCTCATGTCCGGTGCCCGCGCCGCCGCGTCCGCCGCTGCCAAGAAGAAGAAATCCGAGCAGTCGCAGCAACCAACTGCTTCTTCTTCCAAGAAGCGAAAACCTTCATCCTCCACTCTCCCCACTCCAACCTCCACGCTAAACCCTAACGTAGAACCGGAGAAAGAAGGCCCTACTCCGACCAAGACTCGCCACGTGTCTTCTTCATCTGCCTTGCAGGAGCTGAAGAAGCGCGTTCCGCAGCTGACGGCGAAGCCTTCGAAATTCGATCCTAGCTCAGTGGCTTGTTGGGAGAAGGGCACGCCTGTGCCGTTCTCGTTACTGGCGTTGGCGCTTCACATGATTTCTCTGGAGCCTGGCAGAATCAAGATGACAGATATTGCGTGCAATTTGATGAAGACTGTGATATACTCTACCCCTGAGGATCTTGTGCCTCTGATTTATCTCTTGGCGAAGAG GGTTGCTCCGGCGCATGAAGGGCTAGAATTGGGAATTGGCGAGACTTCCATTATTAAGGCACTTGCTGAGGCGACTGGAAGAACTGAATCCAAAATCAAGAAGCTGTATCAG AAAGTGGGTGATTTGGGAAAAGTTGCCAAGGAGTGCCGTTCATCTCAGTCCATGATGCGGAAACCTGAGGCTCTGACTATTAGGAAGGTTTTCAACACCTTCCGTCTTATTGCCAAG GAATCTGGAAGAGACAGTCAAATGAAGAAAAAGAATCATATAAAGGCACTTCTTGTTTCTGCAACTGACTGCGAACCTCAATATCTTATCCGTTTTCTACAG GGAAAATTGCGGATTGGTGTGGCTGAGCAAACTCTCTTAGCTGCATTAGGCCAAGCAGCAGTACAGAGTGAAGAACATTCTAAACCACCTGCTGGTATTAAGTCTCCTTTGGAAGAG GCTGTAAAAATTGTTAAACAAGTCTATTCTGTTCTTCCTGTCTATGACGAAATAGTATCTGCACTTCTTACACATGGTGTATGGAAACTTCCATCAACATGTAATTTTACTCCTGGTATTCCAGTTGGACCTATGCTGTCAAAACCGAGGAAGGGTATCTCTGATATTCTAAATTCATTGCAAGATGTGCAGTTTACTTGTGAATACAAGTACGATGGAGAGCGTGCCCAG GTACATTACATGGAAAATGGTTCAGTTGAGATTTATAGTAGAAATGCTGAGCGGAATACTGGGAAGTTTCCTGATGTTGTTGCTGCAATTTCAAG GTTAAAGAAATCAACTGTATCATCATTTGTTCTTGATTGTGAAATTGTTGGATATAATCGTGAGAAACAGACCATCCGTCCTTTCCAG GATCTTACTACTCGGCCTCGTAAAAATGTATCTGTGGATAATATAAAGGTTGACGTCTGCATATTTGCTTTTGATATACTGTATCTTAATGGCCGAGTACTTCTTCAGGATAACCTGAAAATCCGTAGAGAG CATCTTTATGCCTCTTTTGAAGAAGAAACTGGAGTTTTTCAGTATGCAACGGCAATAACATCAAATGACACCGAGGAAATTCAGAAATTTCTCGACAAAGCTGTTGGATCAAG CTGTGAGGGATTAATCATTAAAACTTTAAATGAAGATTCTACATATGAACCTTCCAATCGGTCAAACAATTGGCTAAAACTGAAGAAAGATTATCTGGATAA CATAGGGGACTCGATAGATTTGGTACCTATAGCTGCATTCCACGGACGTGGGAAACGTACAGGTGATCATAAA ACTGAGCTCAAAGTGGTTTGA
- the LOC107642653 gene encoding DNA ligase 1 isoform X2 — translation MTKPPSAFDALMSGARAAASAAAKKKKSEQSQQPTASSSKKRKPSSSTLPTPTSTLNPNVEPEKEGPTPTKTRHVSSSSALQELKKRVPQLTAKPSKFDPSSVACWEKGTPVPFSLLALALHMISLEPGRIKMTDIACNLMKTVIYSTPEDLVPLIYLLAKRVAPAHEGLELGIGETSIIKALAEATGRTESKIKKLYQKVGDLGKVAKECRSSQSMMRKPEALTIRKVFNTFRLIAKESGRDSQMKKKNHIKALLVSATDCEPQYLIRFLQGKLRIGVAEQTLLAALGQAAVQSEEHSKPPAGIKSPLEEAVKIVKQVYSVLPVYDEIVSALLTHGVWKLPSTCNFTPGIPVGPMLSKPRKGISDILNSLQDVQFTCEYKYDGERAQVHYMENGSVEIYSRNAERNTGKFPDVVAAISRLKKSTVSSFVLDCEIVGYNREKQTIRPFQDLTTRPRKNVSVDNIKVDVCIFAFDILYLNGRVLLQDNLKIRREHLYASFEEETGVFQYATAITSNDTEEIQKFLDKAVGSSCEGLIIKTLNEDSTYEPSNRSNNWLKLKKDYLDNIGDSIDLVPIAAFHGRGKRTGVYGAFLLACYDYNNEEFQSICKIGTGFTEEVLEERSKSLGSQVIPGPKRYYRYGDKMKPDVWFEASEVWEVKAADLTISPVHRAAVGIVDSDKGISLRFPRLVRVRPDKTPEQASSSEQVAEMYNVQKATQTKEKEKEKETTKQDGSESPKKTDLQ, via the exons ATGACCAAACCACCCTCCGCCTTCGACGCTCTCATGTCCGGTGCCCGCGCCGCCGCGTCCGCCGCTGCCAAGAAGAAGAAATCCGAGCAGTCGCAGCAACCAACTGCTTCTTCTTCCAAGAAGCGAAAACCTTCATCCTCCACTCTCCCCACTCCAACCTCCACGCTAAACCCTAACGTAGAACCGGAGAAAGAAGGCCCTACTCCGACCAAGACTCGCCACGTGTCTTCTTCATCTGCCTTGCAGGAGCTGAAGAAGCGCGTTCCGCAGCTGACGGCGAAGCCTTCGAAATTCGATCCTAGCTCAGTGGCTTGTTGGGAGAAGGGCACGCCTGTGCCGTTCTCGTTACTGGCGTTGGCGCTTCACATGATTTCTCTGGAGCCTGGCAGAATCAAGATGACAGATATTGCGTGCAATTTGATGAAGACTGTGATATACTCTACCCCTGAGGATCTTGTGCCTCTGATTTATCTCTTGGCGAAGAG GGTTGCTCCGGCGCATGAAGGGCTAGAATTGGGAATTGGCGAGACTTCCATTATTAAGGCACTTGCTGAGGCGACTGGAAGAACTGAATCCAAAATCAAGAAGCTGTATCAG AAAGTGGGTGATTTGGGAAAAGTTGCCAAGGAGTGCCGTTCATCTCAGTCCATGATGCGGAAACCTGAGGCTCTGACTATTAGGAAGGTTTTCAACACCTTCCGTCTTATTGCCAAG GAATCTGGAAGAGACAGTCAAATGAAGAAAAAGAATCATATAAAGGCACTTCTTGTTTCTGCAACTGACTGCGAACCTCAATATCTTATCCGTTTTCTACAG GGAAAATTGCGGATTGGTGTGGCTGAGCAAACTCTCTTAGCTGCATTAGGCCAAGCAGCAGTACAGAGTGAAGAACATTCTAAACCACCTGCTGGTATTAAGTCTCCTTTGGAAGAG GCTGTAAAAATTGTTAAACAAGTCTATTCTGTTCTTCCTGTCTATGACGAAATAGTATCTGCACTTCTTACACATGGTGTATGGAAACTTCCATCAACATGTAATTTTACTCCTGGTATTCCAGTTGGACCTATGCTGTCAAAACCGAGGAAGGGTATCTCTGATATTCTAAATTCATTGCAAGATGTGCAGTTTACTTGTGAATACAAGTACGATGGAGAGCGTGCCCAG GTACATTACATGGAAAATGGTTCAGTTGAGATTTATAGTAGAAATGCTGAGCGGAATACTGGGAAGTTTCCTGATGTTGTTGCTGCAATTTCAAG GTTAAAGAAATCAACTGTATCATCATTTGTTCTTGATTGTGAAATTGTTGGATATAATCGTGAGAAACAGACCATCCGTCCTTTCCAG GATCTTACTACTCGGCCTCGTAAAAATGTATCTGTGGATAATATAAAGGTTGACGTCTGCATATTTGCTTTTGATATACTGTATCTTAATGGCCGAGTACTTCTTCAGGATAACCTGAAAATCCGTAGAGAG CATCTTTATGCCTCTTTTGAAGAAGAAACTGGAGTTTTTCAGTATGCAACGGCAATAACATCAAATGACACCGAGGAAATTCAGAAATTTCTCGACAAAGCTGTTGGATCAAG CTGTGAGGGATTAATCATTAAAACTTTAAATGAAGATTCTACATATGAACCTTCCAATCGGTCAAACAATTGGCTAAAACTGAAGAAAGATTATCTGGATAA CATAGGGGACTCGATAGATTTGGTACCTATAGCTGCATTCCACGGACGTGGGAAACGTACAG GAGTCTATGGTGCTTTTCTTCTTGCTTGCTATGACTACAATAACGAAGAATTTCAAAGTATTTGTAAGATTG GAACGGGATTTACTGAAGAAGTGCTCGAAGAGCGTTCTAAAAGTCTTGGTTCTCAAGTGATTCCTGGGCCAAAG CGATACTATCGATATGGAGATAAAATGAAGCCTGATGTCTGGTTTGAAGCTAGTGAG gTGTGGGAGGTGAAAGCTGCAGATTTGACCATCAGCCCAGTTCACCGAGCTGCAGTGGGCATAGTAGATTCAGATAAG GgcatatctcttagattcccacGGCTAGTTCGAGTTCGACCTGACAAAACACCCGAGCAGGCCTCATCATCTGAGCAG GTTGCTGAGATGTATAATGTTCAAAAAGCCActcaaactaaagaaaaagaaaaagaaaaagaaaccaccAAACAGGATGGTAGTGAATCACCAAAAAAAACAGATTTGCAGTGA
- the LOC107642653 gene encoding DNA ligase 1 isoform X1, which produces MTKPPSAFDALMSGARAAASAAAKKKKSEQSQQPTASSSKKRKPSSSTLPTPTSTLNPNVEPEKEGPTPTKTRHVSSSSALQELKKRVPQLTAKPSKFDPSSVACWEKGTPVPFSLLALALHMISLEPGRIKMTDIACNLMKTVIYSTPEDLVPLIYLLAKRVAPAHEGLELGIGETSIIKALAEATGRTESKIKKLYQKVGDLGKVAKECRSSQSMMRKPEALTIRKVFNTFRLIAKESGRDSQMKKKNHIKALLVSATDCEPQYLIRFLQGKLRIGVAEQTLLAALGQAAVQSEEHSKPPAGIKSPLEEAVKIVKQVYSVLPVYDEIVSALLTHGVWKLPSTCNFTPGIPVGPMLSKPRKGISDILNSLQDVQFTCEYKYDGERAQVHYMENGSVEIYSRNAERNTGKFPDVVAAISRLKKSTVSSFVLDCEIVGYNREKQTIRPFQDLTTRPRKNVSVDNIKVDVCIFAFDILYLNGRVLLQDNLKIRREHLYASFEEETGVFQYATAITSNDTEEIQKFLDKAVGSSCEGLIIKTLNEDSTYEPSNRSNNWLKLKKDYLDNIGDSIDLVPIAAFHGRGKRTGVYGAFLLACYDYNNEEFQSICKIGTGFTEEVLEERSKSLGSQVIPGPKRYYRYGDKMKPDVWFEASEVWEVKAADLTISPVHRAAVGIVDSDKALMVYLCISPLPPLKGISLRFPRLVRVRPDKTPEQASSSEQVAEMYNVQKATQTKEKEKEKETTKQDGSESPKKTDLQ; this is translated from the exons ATGACCAAACCACCCTCCGCCTTCGACGCTCTCATGTCCGGTGCCCGCGCCGCCGCGTCCGCCGCTGCCAAGAAGAAGAAATCCGAGCAGTCGCAGCAACCAACTGCTTCTTCTTCCAAGAAGCGAAAACCTTCATCCTCCACTCTCCCCACTCCAACCTCCACGCTAAACCCTAACGTAGAACCGGAGAAAGAAGGCCCTACTCCGACCAAGACTCGCCACGTGTCTTCTTCATCTGCCTTGCAGGAGCTGAAGAAGCGCGTTCCGCAGCTGACGGCGAAGCCTTCGAAATTCGATCCTAGCTCAGTGGCTTGTTGGGAGAAGGGCACGCCTGTGCCGTTCTCGTTACTGGCGTTGGCGCTTCACATGATTTCTCTGGAGCCTGGCAGAATCAAGATGACAGATATTGCGTGCAATTTGATGAAGACTGTGATATACTCTACCCCTGAGGATCTTGTGCCTCTGATTTATCTCTTGGCGAAGAG GGTTGCTCCGGCGCATGAAGGGCTAGAATTGGGAATTGGCGAGACTTCCATTATTAAGGCACTTGCTGAGGCGACTGGAAGAACTGAATCCAAAATCAAGAAGCTGTATCAG AAAGTGGGTGATTTGGGAAAAGTTGCCAAGGAGTGCCGTTCATCTCAGTCCATGATGCGGAAACCTGAGGCTCTGACTATTAGGAAGGTTTTCAACACCTTCCGTCTTATTGCCAAG GAATCTGGAAGAGACAGTCAAATGAAGAAAAAGAATCATATAAAGGCACTTCTTGTTTCTGCAACTGACTGCGAACCTCAATATCTTATCCGTTTTCTACAG GGAAAATTGCGGATTGGTGTGGCTGAGCAAACTCTCTTAGCTGCATTAGGCCAAGCAGCAGTACAGAGTGAAGAACATTCTAAACCACCTGCTGGTATTAAGTCTCCTTTGGAAGAG GCTGTAAAAATTGTTAAACAAGTCTATTCTGTTCTTCCTGTCTATGACGAAATAGTATCTGCACTTCTTACACATGGTGTATGGAAACTTCCATCAACATGTAATTTTACTCCTGGTATTCCAGTTGGACCTATGCTGTCAAAACCGAGGAAGGGTATCTCTGATATTCTAAATTCATTGCAAGATGTGCAGTTTACTTGTGAATACAAGTACGATGGAGAGCGTGCCCAG GTACATTACATGGAAAATGGTTCAGTTGAGATTTATAGTAGAAATGCTGAGCGGAATACTGGGAAGTTTCCTGATGTTGTTGCTGCAATTTCAAG GTTAAAGAAATCAACTGTATCATCATTTGTTCTTGATTGTGAAATTGTTGGATATAATCGTGAGAAACAGACCATCCGTCCTTTCCAG GATCTTACTACTCGGCCTCGTAAAAATGTATCTGTGGATAATATAAAGGTTGACGTCTGCATATTTGCTTTTGATATACTGTATCTTAATGGCCGAGTACTTCTTCAGGATAACCTGAAAATCCGTAGAGAG CATCTTTATGCCTCTTTTGAAGAAGAAACTGGAGTTTTTCAGTATGCAACGGCAATAACATCAAATGACACCGAGGAAATTCAGAAATTTCTCGACAAAGCTGTTGGATCAAG CTGTGAGGGATTAATCATTAAAACTTTAAATGAAGATTCTACATATGAACCTTCCAATCGGTCAAACAATTGGCTAAAACTGAAGAAAGATTATCTGGATAA CATAGGGGACTCGATAGATTTGGTACCTATAGCTGCATTCCACGGACGTGGGAAACGTACAG GAGTCTATGGTGCTTTTCTTCTTGCTTGCTATGACTACAATAACGAAGAATTTCAAAGTATTTGTAAGATTG GAACGGGATTTACTGAAGAAGTGCTCGAAGAGCGTTCTAAAAGTCTTGGTTCTCAAGTGATTCCTGGGCCAAAG CGATACTATCGATATGGAGATAAAATGAAGCCTGATGTCTGGTTTGAAGCTAGTGAG gTGTGGGAGGTGAAAGCTGCAGATTTGACCATCAGCCCAGTTCACCGAGCTGCAGTGGGCATAGTAGATTCAGATAAG GCTTTAATGGTGTATCTCTGTATTTCCCCCCTCCCCCCCCTAAAGGgcatatctcttagattcccacGGCTAGTTCGAGTTCGACCTGACAAAACACCCGAGCAGGCCTCATCATCTGAGCAG GTTGCTGAGATGTATAATGTTCAAAAAGCCActcaaactaaagaaaaagaaaaagaaaaagaaaccaccAAACAGGATGGTAGTGAATCACCAAAAAAAACAGATTTGCAGTGA